A section of the Pseudomonas lini genome encodes:
- a CDS encoding XdhC family protein: MSSLNALLDAIHAEQNEGRESVLATVVKVEGSAYRRPGARMLVSQYGRPEGTISGGCLEADVVRKAWWLSESGPVIRSYSTTEATDEEGGEESLGFGLGCNGKVYVLFERVPATKQCAVLDALRKVRSNQRPVAIATVIAGSRNSRADVGDRVFLESGAAPLGGLYHPALNERITADLRLTLDQQKSTRQRYTEGYAEVEVFLEYVAPPPRLMIFGAGHDAQPLVRIAKILGWHVTVVDSRPHFARPERFPEADRVLSADIGGPFEFRKFVEGACVAVMSHSLSQDAHWLKGALQGNPRYIGQLGPRDRTERLLDEITRQTNSLPALDRLHYPMGLDLGGDTPESVAMAVLGEMQAVLNGRAGGSLKLRTSTIHETCQLEPRCSRELSMAES; this comes from the coding sequence ATGTCCAGTTTGAACGCATTGCTCGATGCCATCCACGCCGAACAGAACGAGGGTCGAGAGTCTGTACTCGCCACCGTTGTGAAGGTCGAGGGGTCGGCGTATCGCCGTCCGGGGGCGCGCATGCTCGTTTCACAATATGGACGTCCGGAGGGCACTATCAGTGGTGGCTGTCTGGAGGCTGATGTGGTGCGAAAGGCCTGGTGGCTGAGTGAGTCGGGCCCGGTGATTCGTAGCTACAGCACGACCGAGGCCACAGACGAAGAGGGCGGTGAAGAGTCCCTTGGTTTTGGGCTGGGCTGCAACGGCAAGGTGTATGTGTTGTTTGAGCGAGTACCAGCTACAAAGCAATGCGCTGTGCTTGATGCTTTACGCAAAGTAAGAAGCAACCAGAGACCCGTAGCAATCGCAACGGTAATAGCGGGCTCACGCAATAGCCGTGCAGATGTTGGAGACCGTGTGTTCCTGGAATCTGGCGCGGCGCCCCTCGGAGGGCTCTACCATCCTGCACTGAACGAGCGAATTACCGCTGATCTGCGTCTCACATTGGACCAGCAAAAATCTACGCGGCAACGCTATACCGAAGGCTATGCGGAGGTAGAGGTTTTTCTGGAATACGTCGCGCCACCACCGCGTCTGATGATCTTTGGGGCGGGCCATGATGCGCAGCCGTTGGTACGGATCGCAAAAATCCTGGGGTGGCATGTCACCGTTGTTGATAGTCGCCCACATTTCGCCCGTCCGGAACGTTTTCCCGAAGCGGATCGGGTGTTGAGCGCCGATATAGGCGGGCCTTTCGAATTTCGAAAGTTCGTGGAGGGGGCGTGTGTGGCGGTAATGTCCCATAGCCTGAGCCAGGATGCGCATTGGTTGAAAGGCGCGTTACAAGGTAATCCCCGTTACATCGGTCAGCTCGGGCCGCGTGATCGGACCGAGCGTCTGCTTGATGAAATAACGCGACAGACAAACAGCCTGCCTGCGTTGGACCGATTGCACTATCCAATGGGTTTGGATTTGGGTGGGGACACCCCGGAAAGTGTGGCGATGGCGGTGCTTGGGGAGATGCAGGCCGTCCTGAATGGGCGAGCGGGTGGAAGTCTGAAGTTGCGGACGTCAACGATCCACGAAACTTGTCAGCTTGAACCCAGATGTTCCCGTGAATTATCCATGGCAGAGTCGTAG
- a CDS encoding LysR family transcriptional regulator has translation MVRRNLNDLLSFVTIAREGSFTRAASVLGVTQSALSQAMSGLEARLEIRLLTRTTRSVSPTAAGERLLKAIGHRFDEIEAELDELTEMRDKPAGTVRITCGEHILRAHLLPKLTPLLLDYPDIKIEFDINYGFRDIVADRFDAGVRMGDTIDKDMVAVPIGPQLRMAAAASPMYFERHPTPKNPRDLLKHSCINQRMQTAGGLYVWEFERRGQPLNVRVDGQLVFNTSPSMVDAALAGLGIAYLPEEEFAPHLENGRLVRVLEDWCAPFPGYHLYYPSRRQPSRAFTLVMNALRV, from the coding sequence ATGGTCAGACGTAACCTCAATGATCTCTTATCGTTCGTAACGATTGCCCGTGAAGGCAGCTTCACGCGGGCAGCTTCCGTACTGGGCGTGACTCAATCTGCCCTCAGCCAGGCAATGAGCGGGTTAGAGGCCAGGCTGGAGATTCGCTTGCTTACACGAACCACCCGTAGCGTATCGCCTACGGCAGCGGGCGAGCGTTTACTAAAAGCCATTGGTCATCGCTTTGACGAAATCGAGGCAGAACTCGACGAACTGACCGAGATGCGCGATAAACCCGCCGGCACCGTGCGCATCACCTGTGGTGAGCACATTCTTCGAGCACATTTGCTTCCCAAGCTCACGCCGCTTTTGCTCGATTATCCGGATATCAAGATAGAGTTCGATATCAATTATGGTTTTCGAGACATCGTCGCCGACCGTTTCGATGCAGGCGTGCGTATGGGCGATACCATCGACAAGGATATGGTTGCGGTACCCATCGGTCCTCAACTGCGCATGGCCGCTGCGGCCTCCCCGATGTATTTCGAAAGGCATCCAACGCCCAAAAATCCACGGGACCTGCTAAAGCACAGTTGTATCAATCAGCGTATGCAAACAGCAGGGGGGCTATACGTTTGGGAGTTTGAGCGTCGTGGCCAACCGTTAAACGTACGAGTGGATGGCCAGCTCGTTTTCAACACCTCTCCCAGCATGGTGGATGCAGCCTTGGCCGGCCTGGGCATCGCCTATCTTCCTGAAGAAGAATTCGCACCGCATCTGGAAAATGGCCGCCTGGTTCGTGTGCTGGAAGATTGGTGTGCTCCCTTCCCGGGGTACCATTTGTATTACCCAAGTCGCAGGCAGCCGTCGCGGGCCTTCACGCTGGTTATGAATGCACTGCGTGTGTAA
- a CDS encoding SDR family NAD(P)-dependent oxidoreductase, giving the protein MDRRDFLIRGAGLGSALIAGSLLEATASWAEAPTNSRREAPASNAQRDNNASGKARVFITGSADGLGHATAKTLLAQGHEVVVHVRSPARLSAVQELVDQGAIATVGDLGDLEQVRDLARQVNAIGAMDAIVHNAGILSGAQLLVVNVVAPYMLTALIQRPKRLIYLSSSMHRGGRASLTGLDWSGSTPTGSYSDSKLFVTALAAAVARLYPDVLSNAVDPGWVPTKMGGPNAPDDLRLGHLTQEWLATSNDPEALTSGGYWHHQRREQPHSAVQDSRFQDLLLAELTRASGTNLS; this is encoded by the coding sequence ATGGATCGTAGAGACTTTCTCATCAGAGGCGCCGGACTGGGTTCGGCGTTGATCGCAGGCTCACTTCTGGAAGCAACGGCATCCTGGGCAGAGGCCCCAACCAATTCCCGAAGGGAGGCTCCCGCGTCCAACGCACAACGGGACAACAATGCAAGCGGCAAAGCCCGCGTATTCATTACCGGCTCGGCCGATGGACTGGGCCATGCCACCGCCAAAACCCTGCTTGCCCAAGGCCACGAGGTTGTCGTGCATGTGCGCTCCCCTGCCCGGTTGTCTGCCGTGCAAGAACTGGTGGACCAGGGCGCCATCGCGACAGTCGGCGACTTGGGCGATCTTGAACAGGTTCGCGACCTTGCCCGTCAGGTCAATGCCATCGGCGCGATGGATGCCATTGTTCACAACGCTGGCATCCTCAGCGGGGCGCAACTGCTAGTCGTCAACGTCGTCGCCCCCTATATGCTCACGGCCCTGATTCAGCGCCCCAAGCGTCTGATCTACCTGAGCAGCAGCATGCATAGGGGCGGACGAGCCAGCCTGACGGGATTGGACTGGTCGGGCAGCACCCCCACAGGCAGCTATTCGGACAGCAAACTCTTTGTAACCGCACTCGCAGCAGCCGTTGCGCGGTTGTACCCCGACGTCCTCAGTAATGCGGTCGATCCGGGCTGGGTCCCAACGAAGATGGGAGGTCCCAACGCACCTGACGACCTGCGCCTGGGACACCTGACCCAGGAATGGCTTGCCACCAGCAATGACCCTGAGGCACTCACCAGCGGCGGCTATTGGCACCATCAGCGACGCGAACAGCCGCATTCCGCGGTCCAAGACTCCCGATTCCAAGACTTGCTGCTGGCTGAACTCACGCGCGCCAGCGGCACGAACCTGTCGTGA
- a CDS encoding cyclophilin-like fold protein — protein sequence MKIRIDVSGGPVTATLDNNDSSIDFVKQLPMKLTLDDYASTEKISVLPEPLSTQGAPAGFTPSAGDIAFYAPWGNLAIFHKGFKYSSDLIKLGRIDSGLGILARPGSLEVTITLVDE from the coding sequence ATGAAAATACGCATCGATGTTTCAGGCGGTCCGGTTACGGCAACGCTCGACAACAACGATTCCTCCATAGATTTCGTTAAACAGCTGCCGATGAAACTGACACTGGACGACTACGCCTCGACCGAGAAGATCAGCGTACTGCCCGAGCCATTATCGACACAGGGCGCGCCAGCTGGGTTCACGCCTTCGGCGGGTGACATTGCCTTCTATGCGCCTTGGGGAAATCTCGCCATTTTTCATAAAGGGTTCAAGTATTCGAGCGACCTTATCAAACTCGGCAGGATTGATTCCGGCCTGGGAATACTCGCGCGTCCTGGGTCCCTTGAAGTAACGATCACCTTGGTCGATGAGTGA
- a CDS encoding efflux RND transporter periplasmic adaptor subunit produces the protein MPFKPIYPALVTAIAFATMLSGCNNEQAATAPVQAPQVSVVTLKTQAVTLFNDLPGRTSAYRLAEVRPQVDGIVLKRLFKEGADIKAGQQLYQIDPSTYEVTLASAQASLEQSRSLTTRYRQLIDEQAVSKQEYDTARSQQMQAEAQVKGAQINLRYTKMFAPISGRIGRSAVTEGALVSNGQAAALAIIQQLDPIYVDVTQPYGEVLKLRRALESGQLQKTADKAAKVSLTLQDGSQYPLQGSLEFSEVSVDEATGSVTLRAVFPNPDHLLLPGIFVHARLQEGVAEQAILAPQIGVTRDLKGTPTAMVVTADNKVEQRQLKVGRTVGANVLVESGLSAGDKIIVEGLQFIKPGSSVVAQEAMTDEANRAPVALNTSAKAE, from the coding sequence ATGCCATTCAAGCCTATCTATCCTGCTTTGGTAACCGCCATTGCTTTTGCCACGATGCTCAGTGGATGCAACAACGAGCAGGCTGCTACTGCGCCGGTGCAAGCCCCCCAAGTCAGTGTGGTGACCCTGAAAACCCAGGCTGTGACCTTGTTCAACGATCTGCCTGGGCGTACCAGTGCTTATCGCCTTGCCGAGGTTCGGCCGCAGGTGGATGGCATCGTCCTGAAACGCTTGTTCAAGGAAGGCGCAGATATCAAGGCTGGTCAGCAGCTTTATCAGATCGATCCATCAACTTACGAGGTGACGCTCGCCAGTGCGCAGGCCAGTTTGGAGCAATCTCGCTCGCTGACCACCCGGTATCGGCAACTGATCGATGAGCAGGCGGTGAGCAAGCAGGAGTATGACACTGCTCGATCTCAGCAGATGCAGGCAGAGGCACAAGTCAAGGGCGCCCAGATCAATCTGAGATATACCAAAATGTTCGCGCCTATCAGCGGGCGAATTGGACGTTCGGCTGTGACCGAAGGTGCGCTAGTTTCTAATGGCCAAGCAGCCGCCCTTGCGATTATCCAGCAACTCGACCCCATTTATGTCGATGTCACTCAGCCTTATGGCGAGGTGCTCAAACTGCGTCGGGCTCTTGAAAGCGGGCAGTTGCAGAAAACTGCTGATAAGGCTGCGAAAGTTAGCCTGACACTTCAGGACGGTAGCCAGTACCCGCTGCAGGGTTCGCTGGAGTTTTCAGAAGTCTCGGTCGACGAAGCAACCGGCTCGGTCACCCTGCGCGCCGTGTTCCCCAACCCCGATCACTTGCTGCTGCCCGGGATTTTTGTGCATGCGCGGTTGCAGGAGGGGGTCGCCGAGCAGGCCATTCTTGCTCCACAGATTGGTGTGACCCGGGATCTCAAGGGCACCCCGACCGCCATGGTCGTTACCGCCGATAACAAAGTCGAGCAACGCCAGCTCAAGGTTGGCCGCACCGTCGGTGCGAATGTGCTGGTGGAAAGCGGCTTGAGCGCCGGAGACAAAATCATCGTCGAAGGGCTTCAGTTCATTAAGCCGGGGAGCTCCGTGGTCGCTCAGGAAGCGATGACAGATGAGGCGAACAGAGCCCCTGTGGCGCTAAACACCAGCGCTAAGGCGGAGTAG
- a CDS encoding NADPH-dependent F420 reductase, whose protein sequence is MKSTRRSIVKSLGVLAALPWLIPASRAFAVAPTRIGVIGSGSLGGTVGRLWVEAGHEVMFSSRHPEQLQDMVEALGPRASVGLPMAAAEFGTVLLLAIPFEALPQVGRDLHSAYRGKIVLDSTNPWGTSSSDVYREAHNLGVAETVAKYMIGARLVRAFSAVDATVVAMSASRAGGRIGMPVAGDDAEALRVAADLVRDAGCDPVVVGNLAASASFQPGRPGFRAHLTAPELRRLLGL, encoded by the coding sequence ATGAAGTCTACCCGCCGCTCCATAGTGAAATCCCTTGGCGTATTGGCCGCTCTGCCTTGGCTCATCCCCGCGAGTCGCGCCTTTGCGGTCGCGCCAACCCGCATCGGCGTGATCGGTAGCGGATCGCTGGGCGGCACGGTAGGTCGGCTGTGGGTCGAGGCTGGACATGAGGTCATGTTCTCTTCCCGCCATCCAGAGCAATTGCAAGACATGGTTGAGGCGTTAGGGCCACGCGCTTCGGTCGGCCTGCCGATGGCGGCAGCGGAATTCGGCACCGTGCTTCTGTTGGCTATTCCGTTTGAAGCGCTACCCCAGGTCGGGCGAGACCTGCACAGTGCCTACCGCGGCAAGATCGTTCTGGACTCCACCAATCCTTGGGGCACAAGCAGCAGCGATGTATACCGCGAAGCGCACAACCTGGGCGTTGCTGAAACCGTCGCGAAGTACATGATCGGCGCGCGACTGGTGCGCGCATTCAGTGCCGTCGATGCCACCGTGGTGGCAATGTCTGCCTCACGAGCGGGCGGGCGCATTGGCATGCCCGTCGCAGGAGATGACGCCGAGGCCTTGCGGGTCGCCGCCGACCTGGTACGCGATGCTGGTTGCGACCCAGTCGTCGTGGGCAACCTGGCTGCCTCCGCCTCGTTCCAGCCGGGCAGGCCGGGTTTCCGCGCCCATCTGACCGCACCGGAACTGCGCCGCCTCCTCGGCCTGTAG
- a CDS encoding MBL fold metallo-hydrolase yields the protein MKLFWGRLLMAVVGIALLGIVGAFAYLQQPVFGDLPSGERLTRIEHSPNHADGVFRNQIDTPMKTTDQSEISMWMQTLFGQEGQPRPPSPIPAVKTDLKALDPTQDIVVWLGHSSYFVQLGGQRILIDPVFSTYAAPIPGVNKAFEGTSLYTADDIPEIDALLISHDHYDHLDYPTVQALQTKVRKVIVGLGVGAHFERWGYDIGVVREADWNEVIALTPNVRVHVTTARHYSGRTFTRDQSLWVGFALVSPEQRLFFSGDSGYGPHFAEIGQRLGPFDYVAIDAGQYDPRWANVHMNPEQAAQAAKDLHARVLMQTHVGRFSIAPHDWDDPFKRMQVASQGQTFALWTPEIGRTVYLDGRAQSFTAWWEDDAAKTPPQVATGARKE from the coding sequence ATGAAATTATTCTGGGGTCGTCTTCTCATGGCCGTTGTCGGTATCGCTCTGCTAGGCATCGTTGGCGCCTTCGCCTATTTACAGCAGCCGGTCTTCGGCGACCTGCCCAGCGGCGAGCGGCTGACGCGCATCGAACATTCGCCCAATCATGCCGACGGAGTGTTCCGCAACCAGATCGACACGCCCATGAAGACCACGGACCAATCCGAGATATCGATGTGGATGCAGACCCTTTTCGGGCAAGAGGGACAGCCTCGACCGCCAAGCCCGATTCCCGCCGTCAAGACCGACCTCAAAGCACTCGACCCTACACAGGATATAGTCGTTTGGCTGGGCCATTCCTCCTACTTCGTGCAACTGGGCGGACAACGCATCCTGATCGATCCGGTGTTCAGCACTTACGCCGCGCCGATCCCCGGAGTGAACAAGGCATTCGAGGGCACCAGCCTCTACACGGCCGATGACATACCCGAGATCGACGCTTTGTTGATCAGCCACGATCATTACGATCACTTGGACTATCCAACCGTTCAGGCGCTTCAGACCAAAGTCAGAAAGGTTATCGTGGGGTTGGGTGTAGGCGCGCATTTCGAGCGCTGGGGCTACGACATTGGAGTCGTACGCGAAGCCGACTGGAACGAAGTCATCGCGCTGACACCGAACGTCAGAGTCCACGTCACCACAGCTCGACACTACTCTGGACGCACCTTTACCCGCGATCAGTCGCTGTGGGTCGGCTTTGCACTTGTGTCTCCTGAGCAGCGGTTGTTTTTCAGTGGCGACTCGGGTTATGGCCCGCACTTTGCCGAGATCGGCCAGCGGCTGGGTCCGTTCGACTATGTCGCCATTGATGCAGGTCAGTACGATCCGCGCTGGGCGAATGTCCACATGAATCCGGAACAGGCCGCGCAGGCAGCCAAGGACCTGCACGCCCGAGTGCTGATGCAGACGCATGTGGGCCGCTTCTCCATCGCCCCTCACGATTGGGATGATCCGTTCAAGCGCATGCAAGTCGCCAGTCAGGGGCAAACCTTCGCGCTGTGGACGCCCGAAATCGGCCGCACGGTCTACCTTGACGGCCGTGCGCAGTCGTTCACGGCATGGTGGGAAGACGACGCAGCGAAGACTCCGCCTCAGGTCGCAACTGGAGCCAGGAAGGAGTAA
- a CDS encoding NTP/NDP exchange transporter, whose amino-acid sequence MQSPVSLLWLRQANVRPEEAPAVLWSMLYVIALFLAYYLLRPIRDELGVAGGVQNLPWLFTGTLLAMLVASPLFALAVRKLPRKQFIVVAYRFFAANLMLFALLLHLTDPQWQVWLGRAFFIWVSVFNLFVVSVFWSFMVDIFDSEQGKRLFGLLAAGATIGGLLGSAITSSLIQQLDRSWLMVIAILFLEVAVLASRRLSRLAPMLSHTTPKENPDRPLGGGIFTGMVHTLRSPYLVGLALFILLYSVTSTFLYFQQASIAETSFPDRAARTAFFANIDLIVNAITLVFQLFITGRMIATAGIVATLCVLPLVSLFGFAALAASPSVAVIVAAQVARRVANFALARPAREILFTSSTREDRYKAKNFIDTVVYRGGDQIASWGYASLMGLGLTLAQIPMISVPLSAIWLGLSVWLGRTHLKQEQRDSTVSPSLIEDRT is encoded by the coding sequence GTGCAGTCTCCCGTCTCGCTGTTGTGGCTACGTCAGGCAAACGTGCGCCCCGAAGAAGCACCCGCAGTCCTGTGGTCGATGCTCTACGTCATCGCGCTATTTCTGGCGTATTACCTGTTGCGACCGATCCGCGACGAGCTCGGTGTGGCCGGCGGGGTCCAGAACTTGCCCTGGTTATTCACTGGTACGTTGTTGGCGATGCTGGTAGCCAGCCCGTTGTTCGCGCTGGCCGTGCGCAAACTGCCACGTAAGCAGTTCATCGTCGTGGCCTATCGTTTCTTCGCTGCCAACCTGATGTTGTTTGCACTGCTGCTGCATCTCACCGATCCACAGTGGCAGGTGTGGCTGGGACGTGCCTTTTTCATCTGGGTCTCGGTGTTCAACCTGTTCGTCGTCTCGGTGTTCTGGTCGTTCATGGTGGATATCTTCGACAGCGAGCAGGGCAAACGGCTGTTCGGGCTACTCGCGGCAGGAGCAACGATTGGCGGCCTCTTGGGCTCGGCTATCACTTCCAGCCTGATCCAACAGTTGGACCGCTCCTGGCTGATGGTGATTGCCATCCTGTTTCTGGAAGTGGCGGTACTTGCATCACGCCGTTTATCTCGCCTTGCTCCGATGCTCAGCCACACCACGCCCAAGGAAAACCCTGACCGACCCTTGGGTGGCGGCATCTTTACCGGCATGGTCCACACGCTGCGCTCGCCCTACTTGGTCGGGTTGGCACTATTCATTCTGCTGTACTCGGTTACATCGACTTTCTTGTATTTTCAGCAGGCCAGCATCGCCGAGACCTCGTTCCCTGATCGTGCGGCCCGCACGGCGTTCTTTGCCAATATCGACTTGATCGTCAATGCGATCACACTGGTATTCCAGCTGTTCATCACCGGCAGGATGATCGCCACCGCGGGCATCGTGGCAACGCTGTGTGTCCTGCCGCTGGTCAGCCTGTTCGGCTTCGCTGCCTTGGCCGCCAGCCCTAGCGTCGCAGTCATCGTGGCCGCGCAGGTCGCCCGCCGGGTAGCGAACTTCGCACTGGCCAGACCCGCCAGGGAAATCCTGTTTACCTCCAGCACACGTGAAGATCGCTACAAAGCCAAGAACTTCATCGACACGGTCGTTTATCGTGGCGGTGACCAAATCGCCAGCTGGGGATACGCAAGCCTGATGGGCCTTGGCCTGACCCTGGCGCAGATTCCCATGATCTCGGTCCCCCTCTCAGCTATCTGGCTGGGCTTGAGTGTCTGGTTGGGACGAACCCACCTGAAGCAGGAACAGCGCGATTCTACGGTCTCACCATCATTGATTGAGGACAGGACATGA
- a CDS encoding LysR family transcriptional regulator has product MQLTRANFGDFIYFLAVARHSSFSRAGVEVGISASALSHAIKGLEARLGVRLLNRTTRSVTLTAAGEELLALISEPVDKIDQAIELLNKFRDEPTGRIRLNVFSDAALLLLAPVLSTFAHRYPDIEVEVSTTNSMVDIVEGGFDAGIRYGATVPEGMIAQSLSPPVRWVVVGTPDYLDRCGMPLHPEDLKQHSCLRFRLGNGRMYNWEFEKEGEKLEIPVSGNVVLDETRMMLAMVTQGAGLTYCAEPIVAPLVAEGTLQVVLEDWVSVGPGFHIYYSSYRQVPITLRLLIDLIRELRPLG; this is encoded by the coding sequence ATGCAGCTGACTCGTGCCAACTTTGGCGATTTTATCTACTTTTTAGCTGTCGCCCGCCATTCCAGCTTCAGTCGTGCGGGTGTTGAAGTAGGGATAAGTGCATCTGCGCTGAGTCATGCGATCAAGGGGCTGGAGGCGAGATTGGGGGTTCGTTTGCTCAATCGCACGACCCGCAGCGTCACCCTGACGGCAGCCGGTGAGGAGCTGCTGGCATTGATAAGCGAACCTGTCGACAAAATCGACCAGGCCATTGAGTTGTTGAATAAGTTCCGTGATGAGCCCACTGGTCGTATACGGCTGAATGTTTTCAGTGACGCGGCGCTCCTTTTGTTGGCACCCGTTTTATCGACATTTGCTCATCGTTATCCCGATATCGAAGTGGAAGTCTCAACCACCAACAGTATGGTGGACATTGTTGAAGGAGGCTTCGACGCTGGGATCAGGTATGGCGCTACCGTACCTGAAGGCATGATTGCCCAAAGTCTTTCCCCCCCTGTTCGATGGGTCGTGGTAGGAACCCCCGATTACCTCGACCGATGTGGCATGCCGCTGCACCCCGAGGATTTGAAACAGCACAGTTGTTTAAGGTTTCGGCTAGGCAACGGCCGGATGTACAACTGGGAGTTTGAGAAAGAGGGTGAAAAATTAGAGATCCCAGTGTCCGGTAATGTCGTGCTGGATGAGACGCGGATGATGCTCGCCATGGTCACCCAGGGCGCTGGGCTGACTTATTGTGCTGAACCCATTGTCGCGCCGCTTGTAGCGGAAGGAACTTTACAAGTGGTTTTGGAGGATTGGGTCAGTGTCGGTCCAGGCTTCCATATCTATTACTCAAGCTACCGGCAGGTGCCGATCACGCTACGTTTGCTGATCGACTTGATCAGAGAGTTGCGCCCGCTTGGATAG